One Thunnus maccoyii chromosome 14, fThuMac1.1, whole genome shotgun sequence genomic window carries:
- the LOC121911814 gene encoding uncharacterized protein LOC121911814 isoform X2, whose amino-acid sequence MGQLFSSEEELSDVKDTIGYLLYNAMVEAGAVPNLRVVHPLRLADHDENLDSRAGLQEQLQQLQGDIGNRAPTYLRDLIGRLSSFSDEPRLAGLLGLVVTMVMDMAYTSSKQSSEVKGKSAGSSSAQRVWELQEVMEEYLKRVRINLNDKNKLIQDSFRLEAQLSLTLTQLKTCLLGGDCDSRCLRHWASGAAFHTQMLVHLAGLEHKAEPLAARTALEQYKDNLTQIIPAYRRYKSNTVCVVKCRGSLPASCDPSGEVPEEGSMTGLTVTDRETGKSVTIPLSAMEAETGRKRSVPGPDVPSAAVSSSINLDLITSDQYAQSYLDHLFSEKGPVAEMKNYFTRASDNLRTFRTDPGCTKTTGVRNVIEQSDGVHLNDQAEGLDGEQTSERGKGENQKAERRGREETDERDQRDESLKLSIVETQPEESLNQSPHSATST is encoded by the exons ATGGGCCAGCTGTTTTCATCCGAAGAAGAGCTTTCTGATGTGAAAGACACAATTGGTTATCTCCTCTACAATGCCATGGTGGAAGCCGGTGCGGTTCCTAACCTTAGAGTCGTTCACCCTCTCCGCCTCGCCGATCACGATGAGAACCTGGACTCCAGGGCCGGCCTCCAGGAACAACTGCAACAG CTGCAGGGCGACATTGGAAACAGGGCACCCACCTACctgagggatctgattggccgATTGTCGTCGTTCTCAGATGAGCCACGTCTGGCTGGCCTGCTTGGATTAGTGGTGACTATGGTGATGGATATGGCCTACACGTCATCAAAACAGTCATCAGAGGTGAAAGGGAAGTCGGCGGGGTCATCATCAGCTCAG AGAGTCTGGGAGCTccaggaggtgatggaggagtaCCTGAAGCGTGTTAGGATCAACctgaatgataaaaacaaactgatccAGGACTCCTTCAGACTTGAGGCCCAGCTCAGCCTCACCCTCACCCAGCTGAAGACCTGCCTGTTGGGGGGAGACTGTGACTCCAG ATGTTTGAGGCACTGGGCCAGCGGAGCAGCATTTCACACCCAAATGTTGGTTCACCTGGCTGGTCTTGAGCACAAGGCCGAACCCCTTGCGGCAAGGACTGCACTGGAGCAATACAAGGACAACCTCACACAGATTATACCTGCTTACAG GCGTTATAAGTCTAACACAGTGTGTGTTGTGAAATGTCGAGGGAGTCTTCCGGCATCATGTGACCCCTCCGGCGAGGTGCCGGAGGAGGGATCCATGACAGGACTcactgtgacagacagagagacaggaaagagTGTGACCATCCCGCTGTCTGCCATGGAGGCAGAGACAG GGAGAAAAAGGAGCGTCCCTGGGCCTGATGTCCCCTCTGCAGCTGTGTCCTCCTCCATTAACCTGGACCTGATCACCTCAGATCAGTACGCTCAGTCATACCTCGACCATCTGTTCTCTGAAAAAGGACCGGTGGCAGAAATGAAGAACTACTTTACTAGGGCCAGTGACAATCTGAGAACATTCAGGACTGACCCAGGATGTACAAAAACGACCGGGGTGAGAAATGTGATAGAACAAAGTGATGGAGTGCATCTTAATGACCAGGCAGAGGGTTTAGATGGAGAACAAACAAGTGAAAGGGGAAAAGGTGAAAATCAGAAGGCAGAAAGAAGAGGACGAGAAGAGACAGATGAACGAGATCAAAGAGATGAGAGTCTAAAGCTGAGTATTGTAGAGACACAGCCAGAAGAAAGCCTCAATCAGAGTCCTCACAGTGCAACAAGTACTTAA
- the LOC121911814 gene encoding uncharacterized protein LOC121911814 isoform X1, whose protein sequence is MGQLFSSEEELSDVKDTIGYLLYNAMVEAGAVPNLRVVHPLRLADHDENLDSRAGLQEQLQQLQGDIGNRAPTYLRDLIGRLSSFSDEPRLAGLLGLVVTMVMDMAYTSSKQSSEVKGKSAGSSSAQQRVWELQEVMEEYLKRVRINLNDKNKLIQDSFRLEAQLSLTLTQLKTCLLGGDCDSRCLRHWASGAAFHTQMLVHLAGLEHKAEPLAARTALEQYKDNLTQIIPAYRRYKSNTVCVVKCRGSLPASCDPSGEVPEEGSMTGLTVTDRETGKSVTIPLSAMEAETGRKRSVPGPDVPSAAVSSSINLDLITSDQYAQSYLDHLFSEKGPVAEMKNYFTRASDNLRTFRTDPGCTKTTGVRNVIEQSDGVHLNDQAEGLDGEQTSERGKGENQKAERRGREETDERDQRDESLKLSIVETQPEESLNQSPHSATST, encoded by the exons ATGGGCCAGCTGTTTTCATCCGAAGAAGAGCTTTCTGATGTGAAAGACACAATTGGTTATCTCCTCTACAATGCCATGGTGGAAGCCGGTGCGGTTCCTAACCTTAGAGTCGTTCACCCTCTCCGCCTCGCCGATCACGATGAGAACCTGGACTCCAGGGCCGGCCTCCAGGAACAACTGCAACAG CTGCAGGGCGACATTGGAAACAGGGCACCCACCTACctgagggatctgattggccgATTGTCGTCGTTCTCAGATGAGCCACGTCTGGCTGGCCTGCTTGGATTAGTGGTGACTATGGTGATGGATATGGCCTACACGTCATCAAAACAGTCATCAGAGGTGAAAGGGAAGTCGGCGGGGTCATCATCAGCTCAG CAGAGAGTCTGGGAGCTccaggaggtgatggaggagtaCCTGAAGCGTGTTAGGATCAACctgaatgataaaaacaaactgatccAGGACTCCTTCAGACTTGAGGCCCAGCTCAGCCTCACCCTCACCCAGCTGAAGACCTGCCTGTTGGGGGGAGACTGTGACTCCAG ATGTTTGAGGCACTGGGCCAGCGGAGCAGCATTTCACACCCAAATGTTGGTTCACCTGGCTGGTCTTGAGCACAAGGCCGAACCCCTTGCGGCAAGGACTGCACTGGAGCAATACAAGGACAACCTCACACAGATTATACCTGCTTACAG GCGTTATAAGTCTAACACAGTGTGTGTTGTGAAATGTCGAGGGAGTCTTCCGGCATCATGTGACCCCTCCGGCGAGGTGCCGGAGGAGGGATCCATGACAGGACTcactgtgacagacagagagacaggaaagagTGTGACCATCCCGCTGTCTGCCATGGAGGCAGAGACAG GGAGAAAAAGGAGCGTCCCTGGGCCTGATGTCCCCTCTGCAGCTGTGTCCTCCTCCATTAACCTGGACCTGATCACCTCAGATCAGTACGCTCAGTCATACCTCGACCATCTGTTCTCTGAAAAAGGACCGGTGGCAGAAATGAAGAACTACTTTACTAGGGCCAGTGACAATCTGAGAACATTCAGGACTGACCCAGGATGTACAAAAACGACCGGGGTGAGAAATGTGATAGAACAAAGTGATGGAGTGCATCTTAATGACCAGGCAGAGGGTTTAGATGGAGAACAAACAAGTGAAAGGGGAAAAGGTGAAAATCAGAAGGCAGAAAGAAGAGGACGAGAAGAGACAGATGAACGAGATCAAAGAGATGAGAGTCTAAAGCTGAGTATTGTAGAGACACAGCCAGAAGAAAGCCTCAATCAGAGTCCTCACAGTGCAACAAGTACTTAA